One Nitrospira sp. DNA window includes the following coding sequences:
- a CDS encoding P-type ATPase has protein sequence MPTTTPVMVIEKRNLTDTDETGTNAATTREKVTIPVKGMTCAACQARVQRALQAMPGVLDASVNLMLKNAAIAYDPMVTSHMALVEAIRETGYGAELAAQDQSAFDEQEAQDRAQEEEYRELRRKALWSGSIGLLAMALSMPLMGAAEADVHGPVADPFMRWAMASMTPAIRAVAPWLYTFTPWMLSSALLALTLLVMGWAGRHFYVRAWSAFRHHSADMNTLIAVGTGAAFLYSVLATVVPEFFLSRGVLPDLYYEAVIMIIALILTGNALEARAKRQTSAALRRLVELQPNTARVVRAGAELDIPVNEVQGDEIVIVRPGERIPVDGAIISGTSAVDESMVTGESLPVEKQPGDRLIGGTINRTGAFRYRATTLGLDSVLAHIVKLMRDAQGSRAPIQRLADQVSGIFVPIVLSLAIATFVIWFVTADQAPAMRAFAAAVAVLIIACPCAMGLAVPTAVMVATGKGAEGGILIKGGEALQRAGQINTVVLDKTGTITEGRPTVTDVVPVLGTEWSEKDLVRLVASLEASSEHPLAEAIVRYAKEQSLPMATADSFQSATGQGATGVVDGAALVVGNEALMADYAVDLTTMKEEVERLAGEGKTPMYIAINGTLAGMIAVADPIKPTSRDAVQQLQRLGLTVVMLTGDHQRTAEAIARQAGIDRVVAGVLPDGKVAEVRRHQQAGEVVAMVGDGINDAPALAQADVGFAIGTGTDIAMEASDVTLMRNDLHGVVSAILLARRTMRTMKQNLFWAFVYNVVGIPVAAGILYPAFGILLSPILASAAMAFSSVSVVTNSLRLRRARVA, from the coding sequence ATGCCGACCACGACTCCTGTGATGGTGATAGAGAAACGGAACCTGACAGATACGGACGAAACCGGAACCAATGCAGCGACCACCCGTGAGAAGGTCACGATTCCCGTGAAGGGAATGACCTGCGCCGCCTGTCAGGCGCGGGTGCAACGGGCGTTGCAGGCAATGCCGGGTGTCCTCGACGCCTCAGTGAACCTCATGCTGAAGAATGCCGCTATCGCGTACGATCCTATGGTGACCTCCCACATGGCCCTGGTCGAGGCGATCCGCGAGACCGGCTATGGTGCGGAACTAGCCGCGCAGGATCAGAGCGCCTTCGATGAGCAGGAGGCACAGGATCGGGCGCAGGAGGAAGAGTATCGGGAACTCAGGCGCAAGGCGCTGTGGAGTGGAAGCATCGGTCTGTTGGCCATGGCACTGTCCATGCCGCTCATGGGGGCTGCCGAGGCGGATGTCCATGGACCGGTTGCCGATCCGTTCATGCGATGGGCAATGGCATCCATGACCCCCGCCATCCGTGCCGTCGCTCCCTGGCTCTATACGTTCACCCCATGGATGTTATCGTCTGCGCTGCTCGCGCTGACCCTGCTGGTCATGGGTTGGGCAGGGCGACATTTCTACGTGCGCGCCTGGTCCGCCTTCCGACATCACTCGGCGGACATGAATACGCTCATCGCCGTGGGCACAGGAGCCGCCTTCCTCTACTCCGTATTGGCGACTGTGGTGCCGGAGTTCTTCCTGAGTCGGGGCGTGCTGCCGGACCTCTATTACGAGGCGGTGATCATGATCATTGCGCTGATCCTGACCGGCAATGCGCTGGAGGCGCGGGCCAAACGACAGACCTCTGCGGCCTTGAGGCGTTTGGTGGAACTCCAACCGAACACCGCGCGGGTGGTGCGGGCCGGCGCCGAGCTAGACATCCCCGTGAACGAGGTCCAGGGCGATGAAATCGTGATCGTGCGACCGGGAGAACGCATTCCTGTGGATGGAGCCATCATTTCGGGGACGAGCGCGGTCGATGAATCGATGGTGACGGGCGAATCATTGCCGGTCGAAAAACAGCCGGGGGATCGCCTCATTGGCGGCACGATCAATCGGACCGGCGCCTTCCGGTATCGCGCGACGACGCTGGGGTTGGACAGCGTCCTGGCCCATATCGTCAAGTTGATGCGTGATGCTCAGGGTTCACGGGCACCCATCCAGAGGCTCGCCGATCAGGTCAGCGGGATCTTCGTGCCGATCGTGTTGTCACTTGCGATCGCGACGTTTGTGATCTGGTTTGTGACGGCTGACCAGGCGCCGGCCATGCGTGCATTTGCCGCGGCGGTGGCGGTCCTGATCATTGCCTGCCCCTGCGCAATGGGACTTGCCGTGCCGACTGCCGTTATGGTGGCGACCGGCAAGGGAGCCGAAGGGGGTATCCTGATCAAAGGCGGCGAGGCGTTGCAGCGGGCCGGTCAGATCAACACCGTCGTGTTGGATAAGACCGGCACGATCACCGAGGGGCGGCCGACCGTCACGGACGTGGTACCGGTTTTGGGTACGGAGTGGTCTGAAAAAGATCTCGTACGGCTGGTCGCCTCGCTCGAGGCCTCCTCTGAACATCCGCTGGCTGAAGCGATCGTGCGCTATGCGAAGGAGCAGTCGCTGCCCATGGCGACGGCAGACTCGTTCCAATCGGCCACGGGACAGGGAGCCACCGGCGTGGTAGATGGTGCCGCGCTGGTTGTGGGCAATGAGGCGCTCATGGCTGATTATGCGGTGGATCTCACCACAATGAAAGAGGAGGTGGAACGTCTAGCCGGTGAGGGAAAAACGCCGATGTATATCGCGATCAACGGAACGTTGGCGGGGATGATCGCCGTAGCCGATCCAATCAAGCCGACATCTCGTGACGCGGTTCAACAACTACAGCGACTGGGGCTCACGGTCGTGATGCTGACGGGAGATCATCAACGCACCGCGGAGGCCATCGCACGGCAGGCCGGGATCGACCGCGTGGTCGCTGGCGTATTGCCGGATGGCAAAGTGGCCGAAGTCCGACGCCATCAGCAGGCGGGAGAGGTCGTCGCGATGGTGGGCGATGGCATCAATGATGCTCCAGCCTTGGCGCAGGCCGATGTCGGGTTCGCGATCGGCACCGGCACCGATATCGCCATGGAGGCGAGCGACGTGACGTTGATGCGGAACGATCTCCACGGCGTCGTGTCGGCTATTCTTCTGGCCAGGCGAACAATGCGGACGATGAAACAGAATTTGTTCTGGGCATTTGTCTACAACGTCGTCGGCATTCCGGTCGCGGCCGGCATCCTCTACCCGGCCTTCGGCATTCTGCTCAGTCCCATTCTCGCCAGTGCGGCCATGGCGTTCAGTTCAGTCAGCGTGGTGACGAACAGCCTACGCCTCCGGCGTGCGCGGGTGGCGTGA
- a CDS encoding P-type ATPase: MSMMDWIVIIGGISLIAWINWYFFLARQPVANAAIRLEGVPEIAIVVEGGYHPAVVSVKRDRPVRLVFDRRERSGCSEEIVFPDFGVRKFLPAFRKTTLELTPAQTGHFEFTCGMSMLRGRLIVQD, from the coding sequence ATGAGCATGATGGATTGGATCGTCATCATCGGCGGCATCTCCTTAATCGCCTGGATCAACTGGTATTTCTTTCTGGCCCGACAGCCGGTGGCGAACGCCGCGATCCGTCTGGAGGGTGTGCCGGAGATCGCCATTGTGGTTGAAGGCGGCTATCACCCAGCTGTGGTAAGCGTGAAGAGGGACAGGCCGGTCCGGCTCGTCTTCGATCGCCGAGAACGGTCAGGTTGTTCGGAAGAGATCGTCTTTCCAGATTTCGGGGTCCGCAAGTTCTTGCCCGCCTTCCGAAAGACCACGCTCGAGCTGACGCCGGCACAGACAGGCCATTTCGAGTTCACCTGCGGGATGAGCATGTTGCGCGGTCGGCTCATCGTGCAAGACTGA
- a CDS encoding CzcABC family efflux RND transporter, outer membrane protein translates to MKRSLVHSLPWVFSALTLSILGLTPLSVSGAQETGGVTRSDSAVHTAPGDDRVHLQSLIEELARQNPEVKAARERWEAAKAVVPQVQTLPDPRVQLGYQRMPMVEPLQGAMYGLAQEIPFPGKLRLRGEVATREAERLEQEYVATQLRLIARLKQAYFDLHFIHKGIEIVERNKQLLLQFEKTAKARYSVGQAAQQDIFRAQVEISRVLDRLAVLDQQKESLHAEINRLLNRPPAGPLGTPEEIHVTLLTVPLPDLSQRAEDFSPILRASVKGVERGEQAVSLARRQYFPDFDINALGLRNDRINDNGYQVMLGIKIPLWYETKQRQGVREAAAGLNSAREELTATRQEVLFQVKDSFVQAQRAERLVMILRDAIIPQATLALRAAQSSYAVGKVDFLTLLNSLLTLQDSELELHGEMVSHEKALARLEAITGGPLTGGVQEGTQGQ, encoded by the coding sequence GTGAAACGATCACTCGTTCATAGCCTGCCGTGGGTCTTTTCTGCCCTCACACTCTCCATCTTGGGCCTCACCCCACTGAGTGTCAGTGGCGCACAAGAGACTGGTGGGGTTACACGCTCGGATAGCGCGGTCCACACGGCACCCGGTGACGATCGGGTTCATCTCCAGAGTCTCATCGAGGAACTCGCCCGGCAGAACCCGGAGGTTAAGGCAGCGCGAGAGCGCTGGGAGGCAGCCAAAGCCGTCGTTCCCCAGGTGCAGACGCTGCCAGATCCAAGGGTTCAGCTCGGATACCAACGGATGCCGATGGTGGAGCCCCTTCAAGGGGCCATGTATGGTCTTGCGCAGGAAATTCCATTCCCTGGCAAGCTGCGCCTCCGAGGCGAGGTCGCCACGAGAGAGGCAGAGCGGCTGGAGCAGGAGTATGTTGCGACGCAGCTGCGGTTGATCGCCCGGCTGAAGCAGGCCTATTTCGATTTGCATTTCATCCATAAAGGCATTGAGATCGTCGAGCGAAACAAGCAACTGCTGCTGCAGTTTGAGAAGACGGCCAAAGCCCGCTACAGTGTGGGGCAAGCAGCCCAGCAGGACATCTTTCGCGCCCAGGTAGAGATTTCCCGTGTCCTCGACCGGCTCGCCGTGCTGGATCAACAAAAAGAAAGTTTGCACGCGGAGATCAATCGTCTCTTGAATCGTCCTCCTGCTGGACCCCTCGGCACTCCCGAGGAGATCCATGTCACACTCCTGACCGTGCCGTTGCCGGACCTGAGTCAACGGGCCGAGGACTTCTCGCCTATCCTGAGAGCCTCCGTAAAGGGCGTGGAACGGGGCGAGCAAGCAGTTTCGCTCGCGCGGCGACAGTACTTTCCTGATTTTGACATCAATGCATTAGGACTGCGGAACGATCGCATTAACGACAACGGCTACCAAGTGATGCTCGGAATTAAGATTCCTCTCTGGTACGAAACGAAGCAGCGTCAAGGTGTGAGGGAGGCGGCTGCCGGCTTGAACAGTGCGCGCGAAGAGTTGACGGCCACGCGCCAGGAAGTCTTATTCCAAGTGAAGGATTCATTCGTCCAGGCCCAGCGGGCGGAGCGGCTCGTGATGATCCTGCGTGATGCCATCATTCCACAGGCCACCCTTGCTTTGCGAGCTGCGCAATCGAGCTATGCAGTCGGCAAAGTAGATTTCCTCACGCTCTTAAATAGTCTCTTGACGTTACAGGACAGTGAACTCGAGCTCCATGGTGAGATGGTCTCACATGAGAAAGCCCTTGCGAGGTTGGAAGCCATAACGGGTGGACCTTTGACTGGGGGAGTCCAGGAGGGAACTCAGGGCCAATGA